One genomic region from Gammaproteobacteria bacterium encodes:
- the lysS gene encoding lysine--tRNA ligase: protein MTDKNHEAADSTVEKPDENKLIALRREKLGKLREQGQAYPNDFRRDALAAKLHTQYNDKTAEELEALKLRVAVAGRMMAKRIMGKASFTHLQDMSGQVQLFVQRDSLPEGVYDAFKTWDIGDIVGAQGVLFKTKTGELSVKIDSLQLLTKSLRPLPEKFHGLSDTEQRYRQRYVDLIMNAEARAVFHLRTRVINFIRQYLNGLEFVEVETPMMQVIPGGATARPFVTHHHALDMTLYLRIAPELYLKRLVVGGFEKVYEINRNFRNEGVSTRHNPEFTMLEFYQSYADYHDLMNLTEDMLRKLAETTLGSSKIQYQDERYDFAEPFVRMSVREAILKFNPQLSGDDIDDLSRASAYAKSIGIALKPTYGLGKIQIEIFEKTAEEKLRQPTFITAYPAEVSPLARRNDDNPFVTDRFEFFVGGREIANGFSELNDPEDQAERFKKQVDEKAAGDEEAMHYDADYIRALEYGLPPTAGEGIGIDRLVMLLANAPSIRDVLLFPHMRPE from the coding sequence GCGCGATGCTTTAGCTGCAAAATTACATACGCAATATAATGATAAAACCGCGGAAGAATTAGAAGCGCTTAAATTACGTGTAGCGGTAGCAGGCCGCATGATGGCGAAACGCATAATGGGCAAAGCTAGTTTTACTCACTTACAAGACATGTCAGGTCAAGTGCAATTATTTGTCCAGCGCGATAGTTTGCCAGAAGGTGTTTACGATGCATTTAAAACGTGGGATATCGGCGATATCGTCGGCGCCCAAGGCGTCTTGTTTAAAACTAAAACCGGTGAACTCAGCGTAAAAATTGACAGTTTACAATTATTAACTAAATCGCTACGGCCATTACCCGAAAAATTCCATGGCTTGTCTGATACAGAACAACGCTATCGTCAACGTTATGTTGATTTAATCATGAACGCAGAAGCCCGTGCAGTGTTTCATTTGCGCACGCGCGTGATTAACTTTATTCGTCAATATTTAAATGGTCTAGAGTTTGTTGAAGTTGAAACACCGATGATGCAAGTTATTCCGGGTGGCGCAACCGCAAGACCTTTTGTTACGCATCATCATGCTTTAGATATGACGCTGTATTTGCGCATCGCGCCAGAGTTATATTTAAAACGTTTAGTCGTAGGTGGTTTTGAAAAAGTCTACGAGATCAATCGAAACTTTCGTAATGAAGGCGTGTCGACTCGCCACAATCCAGAATTTACCATGTTAGAGTTTTACCAGTCGTATGCTGATTATCACGATTTGATGAATCTTACTGAAGACATGCTGCGTAAATTAGCTGAAACAACTTTAGGCAGCAGCAAAATCCAATATCAAGATGAGCGCTATGATTTTGCTGAACCGTTTGTACGCATGAGCGTGCGCGAAGCGATTTTAAAATTTAATCCGCAACTTAGCGGTGATGACATCGACGATCTGAGTCGCGCCAGCGCGTATGCAAAAAGTATTGGTATTGCGCTGAAACCTACTTATGGTTTAGGTAAAATTCAAATTGAAATATTCGAAAAAACGGCTGAAGAAAAATTACGTCAACCGACTTTTATAACTGCATATCCCGCTGAAGTATCACCATTGGCGCGGCGCAACGACGACAATCCTTTTGTTACTGATCGTTTTGAATTTTTTGTCGGCGGCCGTGAAATTGCGAATGGTTTTTCAGAATTAAATGATCCGGAAGATCAAGCTGAACGTTTCAAAAAGCAAGTCGATGAAAAAGCCGCTGGCGATGAAGAGGCAATGCATTATGATGCTGATTATATTCGCGCCCTAGAATATGGTTTACCGCCTACTGCAGGCGAGGGTATAGGCATTGATCGTTTGGTGATGTTGTTAGCCAATGCGCCGTCGATTCGTGATGTCTTACTGTTTCCGCATATGCGACCAGAATAA
- the grpE gene encoding nucleotide exchange factor GrpE, with translation MSAEQPVDQSPLDQAEAHVQVELDSTEIPSELSVLQEQLAAAQQKIAEQWDQGLRARAELDNAQKRAQRDLENAHKYSIEKMALDILSVRDSLELGLAAADKSNDIATLREGVDLTLKQLAQAMERYQIKVLDPINEKFNPDWHQAMSMQESAEQPANTIIQVLQKGYRLHERLLRPALVVIAKAPAN, from the coding sequence ATGTCCGCAGAACAACCCGTCGATCAAAGCCCGCTCGATCAAGCTGAAGCCCATGTGCAAGTGGAGCTCGACTCAACTGAAATACCTTCTGAATTAAGCGTATTACAAGAACAGCTGGCGGCGGCACAGCAAAAAATTGCTGAGCAGTGGGACCAAGGATTACGGGCCCGCGCGGAGCTGGATAATGCCCAAAAACGCGCTCAGCGCGATTTAGAAAATGCGCATAAATACAGTATTGAAAAAATGGCTTTAGATATTTTAAGCGTTCGTGACAGCTTGGAATTAGGCTTAGCCGCAGCGGATAAATCAAATGATATAGCCACTTTGCGCGAAGGCGTGGATTTGACCTTGAAACAATTAGCGCAAGCCATGGAGCGTTATCAAATCAAAGTGCTTGATCCTATAAATGAAAAGTTTAATCCAGATTGGCATCAAGCCATGTCTATGCAAGAAAGTGCCGAACAACCCGCGAACACCATCATTCAAGTACTGCAAAAAGGTTATCGCTTGCATGAACGTTTATTACGGCCCGCCTTGGTGGTTATCGCTAAAGCACCGGCTAACTAA
- the hrcA gene encoding heat-inducible transcriptional repressor HrcA, whose amino-acid sequence MTDSPVFHPDPTFHSLDERSQQLLKTLIERYIRDGEPIGSRTLLQDSLMDLSPATIRHVMADLEGMGLVRSPHTSAGRIPTAKGYRVFVDTMLNIKPLHDVEIESLKLQLGLTRDNKTLLKSASTVLSDITRFAGLVMVPRPEAAALRQVEFLPLSNRRVLALLIVNDKEIQNRVVHVDRDYSRDELQQAANFINAHFSGRDLGGIQERLRHDLLQAQEQLNHLMKLVIEMSGQVFSLDPQQTGDDLFVDGQTNLMNVKDLSDMEKLKQLFEAFNKKRDILHLLDRCQQADGVQIYIGQESGYQALDDCSVITAPYSVGGEVIGVLGVVGPTRMAYDRVIPIVDITAKLLSAALSEQS is encoded by the coding sequence ATGACTGATTCTCCTGTTTTTCATCCTGACCCCACGTTTCATTCTTTAGATGAGCGTTCACAGCAATTACTCAAAACTCTGATTGAACGTTATATTCGTGACGGCGAGCCGATAGGGTCACGTACTTTATTGCAGGATTCGTTGATGGATTTGAGTCCCGCGACGATTCGTCATGTGATGGCGGATTTAGAGGGCATGGGTTTGGTGCGCTCGCCACATACTTCTGCTGGACGTATTCCGACTGCTAAAGGCTATCGCGTCTTTGTTGACACGATGTTAAACATCAAACCTTTGCATGATGTGGAAATCGAAAGCCTAAAATTACAACTGGGTTTAACGCGAGATAACAAAACCTTACTAAAGTCGGCGAGCACGGTGTTATCCGATATCACGCGCTTTGCGGGTTTGGTCATGGTACCTAGACCTGAAGCGGCAGCTTTGCGCCAAGTAGAGTTTTTACCTTTAAGCAATCGACGGGTATTGGCATTGTTGATCGTCAATGACAAGGAAATTCAAAACCGTGTCGTACATGTAGATCGTGATTACAGTCGTGATGAATTACAGCAAGCGGCGAATTTTATTAATGCGCATTTTTCGGGTCGTGATTTAGGCGGCATTCAAGAACGTTTACGCCATGATTTGTTGCAGGCGCAAGAACAGTTAAATCATTTGATGAAACTCGTGATTGAAATGTCGGGGCAGGTATTTTCATTAGATCCTCAACAAACCGGCGATGATTTATTTGTTGATGGCCAGACTAATTTAATGAACGTCAAAGATTTATCCGATATGGAAAAGCTCAAGCAATTGTTTGAAGCATTCAATAAAAAACGCGACATTCTGCATTTACTGGATCGTTGTCAGCAGGCTGATGGCGTACAGATTTATATAGGTCAAGAGTCGGGCTACCAAGCGCTGGATGATTGCAGCGTTATTACTGCGCCATATTCTGTCGGTGGCGAAGTAATTGGGGTGTTAGGTGTAGTGGGACCCACGCGCATGGCTTACGATCGGGTGATTCCTATTGTAGACATCACCGCCAAATTACTCAGTGCAGCATTGTCTGAGCAATCATAA